A section of the Flavobacterium ardleyense genome encodes:
- a CDS encoding sensor histidine kinase, which translates to MNRQFKFALENRWGQEILIILFSFVLFTLNDWVFIQSWKGFSNGLLYFFVLYAHAMINRFYLLPILLKKHKPALYIALTVALILVFTLFLFEASTGYIYKNCFLYKSAHQKTYQFQFATLAGTLLCILGTIQIIEHYRELKNKSRKDLLSNEVELKALKNQFNPHFLFNTMNTLYGISLQHPERTSDMIMKVSQLMRYQVVQGEREYVSLEDEVDFISSYVELERERVGYRCDIGFTFTSDKENSYEIAPMLLIAFIENAFKHGTATVEKCFVKINISVESNKLRLVVENSVPNKKKEISSNNIGLQNTKDRLDILYPKRHSLEINNTVNLYLVILTFDL; encoded by the coding sequence ATGAATCGTCAATTCAAATTTGCCTTGGAAAATAGGTGGGGTCAGGAAATCTTGATTATCCTGTTTTCGTTTGTGCTTTTTACGCTCAACGATTGGGTTTTTATCCAAAGTTGGAAGGGCTTTAGCAATGGACTATTATACTTCTTTGTATTGTACGCCCACGCGATGATTAATCGCTTTTATCTACTGCCAATTCTACTCAAAAAACATAAGCCAGCACTTTATATCGCACTTACTGTAGCTTTAATTTTGGTGTTTACATTGTTTCTTTTCGAGGCAAGTACCGGATATATTTACAAAAATTGCTTTTTATATAAATCAGCGCACCAAAAGACTTATCAATTTCAATTTGCCACCCTCGCAGGAACTTTGCTCTGCATCTTGGGGACCATTCAGATTATAGAGCATTATAGAGAATTGAAAAATAAGTCTAGAAAGGACTTGCTATCTAATGAGGTGGAGCTAAAAGCGCTCAAAAATCAGTTTAATCCGCACTTTTTGTTCAATACGATGAATACCTTGTATGGAATTTCGCTGCAACATCCAGAAAGAACTTCGGATATGATAATGAAAGTTTCGCAATTAATGCGATACCAAGTGGTGCAGGGCGAACGTGAATATGTTTCACTAGAAGATGAGGTTGACTTTATATCAAGTTACGTCGAACTTGAGCGAGAGCGCGTTGGTTATAGATGTGATATTGGCTTTACATTTACGTCTGACAAAGAAAATAGTTACGAAATTGCCCCGATGTTATTGATTGCCTTTATCGAAAATGCCTTCAAACACGGCACGGCAACTGTTGAAAAGTGTTTTGTGAAAATTAATATTTCGGTGGAAAGTAACAAACTACGGTTGGTAGTAGAAAATTCGGTTCCCAATAAAAAGAAGGAAATAAGTTCTAATAATATTGGTTTGCAAAATACCAAAGATCGGTTGGATATTTTGTATCCCAAGCGGCATTCTCTAGAAATTAATAATACGGTCAATTTATATTTGGTAATTTTAACTTTTGATTTATAA